In Cyanobacteria bacterium GSL.Bin1, a genomic segment contains:
- a CDS encoding response regulator yields the protein MYHRSQHSDTGLLQIREVNSTEKPWSLYFSLGRLIWASGGKHEQRRIYRQLSHCYPHNLVELFQFTHNLEIDWKAESAYYDLLSDLFKVENKISINQFILIANQIKLEVLFDLLQVIYLESQVKTEQENNKRLQHQWFENVRPTKYIPVPREVAKSTEELIQTAQQQWEQWQKSGLGYCLPNQAPIIEDATSIQQATAAKTFQTLKRLLTGKRTLRDIAIETKRDIVSITKVFWEYYQQGWLTFQDVPDLNLPEIVSKRSVTNSSSETTQRLLVACVDDSPQVTQTLEQFIRDNGYDFIGINDPLRANATLLKTKPDLIFLDLIMPNTNGYEICTQLRRVSSLKEIPIIILTGKDGLIDRMRAKMVGATHYLSKPVQRTTILEVLQKYLSPAQSHEPDANSGFSSG from the coding sequence ATGTATCACCGTAGTCAACACTCTGACACGGGACTATTACAAATTAGGGAAGTTAATAGCACCGAAAAACCTTGGTCTCTTTACTTTAGCCTCGGGCGCTTGATTTGGGCAAGTGGTGGCAAACATGAACAACGACGTATTTATCGTCAGTTGAGTCATTGCTATCCACATAACTTGGTTGAGTTATTTCAGTTTACTCATAATCTTGAGATCGATTGGAAAGCAGAATCGGCTTATTATGACCTTTTATCTGACTTATTTAAAGTCGAAAATAAAATTAGTATTAATCAATTTATTTTAATTGCCAATCAAATCAAACTTGAAGTTCTCTTTGATCTATTGCAGGTTATTTATTTGGAATCTCAAGTCAAAACTGAACAAGAGAACAATAAACGACTACAGCATCAATGGTTTGAAAATGTTCGTCCCACTAAATATATTCCTGTTCCCCGGGAAGTGGCTAAATCAACTGAAGAATTGATCCAAACTGCTCAACAACAATGGGAGCAATGGCAAAAATCAGGATTGGGTTATTGTTTACCGAATCAAGCGCCAATTATAGAAGATGCAACTAGCATTCAGCAAGCGACTGCCGCAAAAACTTTTCAAACTCTCAAACGGCTCCTCACCGGAAAACGCACACTGCGTGATATCGCAATTGAAACCAAACGAGATATTGTTTCGATTACCAAAGTTTTTTGGGAATATTACCAACAAGGCTGGTTAACGTTTCAAGATGTTCCTGACTTAAATTTACCAGAAATTGTTTCTAAAAGGTCAGTAACCAATAGTTCTTCGGAAACCACGCAAAGGTTGTTAGTCGCTTGTGTTGATGATAGTCCCCAAGTTACTCAAACCTTAGAACAATTTATTCGGGACAATGGGTATGATTTTATTGGTATTAATGATCCCTTGCGAGCCAATGCCACCTTATTAAAAACCAAACCGGATTTGATTTTTCTGGACTTAATTATGCCGAATACGAATGGCTATGAAATTTGTACACAACTGCGACGAGTCTCCAGCTTGAAAGAAATTCCAATTATTATTTTGACCGGAAAAGATGGATTAATTGATCGGATGCGAGCCAAGATGGTTGGGGCTACTCACTATCTCAGCAAGCCGGTCCAACGCACGACGATTTTGGAAGTATTGCAAAAATACTTATCCCCTGCCCAGAGTCATGAACCAGATGCCAATTCAGGTTTTTCCTCTGGATAA
- a CDS encoding threonylcarbamoyl-AMP synthase has product MATVYSIHPETPQERILETVAQALKDGAIMLYPTDTVYAIGCDLNVKSAVEKVRFLKRMSNEKPLTFLCSSLSNIADYAHVSDDAYRLMKRLIPGTYTFLLPATKLVPKLVMNPKRKTSGIRVPDQVVCQSLLKTLGNPIISTSAYLPNDSGDLPTLGYEKARLFDAMDKQVDIILDDGSDVTTEVSTIIDLTGDQPEIIREGLGIEEAESWMYGI; this is encoded by the coding sequence ATGGCTACAGTTTATTCAATTCATCCGGAAACGCCCCAAGAGCGAATTCTTGAAACCGTTGCGCAAGCGTTAAAGGATGGAGCAATTATGTTATATCCTACAGATACCGTGTACGCAATTGGCTGCGACCTGAATGTCAAGTCCGCAGTCGAAAAAGTCCGTTTTCTCAAACGGATGAGTAATGAAAAACCCCTTACTTTCTTGTGTTCCTCGTTATCCAATATTGCTGATTATGCCCACGTCAGTGATGATGCCTATCGCCTCATGAAACGCCTCATTCCGGGCACTTATACCTTTTTACTCCCGGCAACGAAGTTGGTGCCGAAACTGGTCATGAACCCGAAGCGAAAAACCAGTGGGATTCGCGTTCCCGATCAGGTTGTCTGTCAATCTCTTTTAAAGACGTTGGGTAATCCAATTATTTCCACTTCCGCTTATCTTCCCAATGATTCAGGAGATTTACCCACCCTGGGTTATGAAAAAGCTCGTTTATTCGATGCCATGGACAAACAGGTGGATATTATTCTCGATGATGGATCAGATGTGACAACTGAGGTCTCCACAATCATTGATCTCACTGGCGATCAACCAGAAATTATCCGCGAAGGTTTAGGGATAGAAGAAGCAGAAAGTTGGATGTACGGAATCTAA
- a CDS encoding GAF domain-containing protein, producing MTQTSSKKEQLNGKNGKSPQTETSKKSVPAIPLQEESTQDPSQGNRSWWQKLGQRWNNISFRNKLTLLVVGSVAVPVVAITQAAIYLEERQLLIDLNRILNLQLNSLEGAIDDNLEELEEEAGITVTFAKVTEADLNDPNAAAQVLQNTTEEDSDESFYIITNRQGETVAQRIQQLDQDFSSYPLLPSDLEEEAEEGEEEEEEAVKSVSKPLGIPLSDVPAVQKVLQTGEGVTSVELLKSDVLQQLGLAEQAAIGLREQEIESLPEPKQPYPEGTYDIEQGKSGMVLMSVQPVIRNNQLVGTVIYGTLINRNYEIVDDIQRATGTSTATIFAQDWRVSTNVPYTDETTRAIGTRVSRVVADTVLNRGETFLGEANIIGIEYLTAYSPLYNHEGETVGIAYIGDPKTQINAVLRQAALIQYGIGASILLVGAGIALLISRNLSTPILRLSNFAQKVGSGNYGLRMEGTENREDEIGQLSQDLNRMVSNLEVTQAELRRDSAETGFLARVASTPVTSEEAFKELADQSLAEARGLMQVDRLVIYRFQEDGSGYIANESVIEGLKPAKEREIKDPCIPEEIRQAYLEGRVVPTRDVFNAGFHPDHLQLMKDLQIRANLVVPIIVRESLYGLLIAHNCHTPYEWQEREIKFMQRLALEIGSSQARLSFLEDLQKAEEEQRQEKEKLQRRALELLMQVDPISKGDLTINASVTDDEIGTVADSYNSTVENLRKIVGQVKEAAQAVGDTTTKNETEVQALSQGALEQSREIEAALDRIEAMTRSINAVSESAAEAEGAIQKSAQTVKAGDEAMNRTVDGIMSIRETVAETAKKVKRLGESSQKISQVVNLISNFADQTNLLALNASIEAARAGEQGRGFAVVADEVRALAQQSADATAEISNLVDQIQTETNEVVTAMEQGTEQVVSGTQLVEEARANLNQITGVSNQINELVAKIAEAAKTQSVDSEQVNQTIKDVAAIAQRTSESATQVSDSFKELLQTAQNLEQNVGQFKVE from the coding sequence ATGACACAAACTTCTTCCAAAAAAGAACAACTGAATGGTAAAAACGGGAAAAGTCCTCAAACAGAGACTTCTAAAAAATCAGTGCCCGCGATCCCGCTTCAAGAAGAGTCAACTCAAGACCCAAGTCAAGGCAATCGTTCCTGGTGGCAAAAACTCGGACAGCGCTGGAACAATATTAGCTTCCGCAATAAACTGACCCTACTGGTTGTGGGTAGTGTGGCGGTTCCAGTAGTTGCCATTACTCAAGCTGCGATCTACCTTGAAGAACGACAATTACTGATAGATTTAAATCGAATTCTCAATCTCCAATTAAATTCCTTAGAAGGGGCAATTGACGATAATTTAGAGGAATTAGAAGAAGAAGCCGGGATTACGGTTACCTTCGCCAAAGTGACAGAAGCCGATCTCAATGACCCCAATGCGGCAGCGCAAGTATTGCAAAATACAACTGAAGAAGATTCTGATGAGAGTTTTTATATCATTACCAATCGACAGGGGGAAACGGTTGCTCAGCGCATTCAGCAGCTTGATCAGGATTTTTCGAGTTATCCCCTGCTTCCGAGTGATCTAGAAGAAGAGGCAGAAGAAGGGGAAGAAGAGGAAGAGGAAGCGGTAAAAAGCGTTTCTAAACCCCTTGGTATTCCTCTCAGTGATGTTCCCGCGGTGCAAAAAGTTCTACAAACCGGAGAAGGGGTTACCAGTGTTGAACTCCTAAAAAGCGATGTTTTACAACAGCTGGGACTGGCAGAACAAGCGGCAATTGGCTTGCGAGAGCAAGAAATAGAAAGTTTACCAGAACCGAAACAACCCTATCCGGAAGGCACTTATGATATTGAACAGGGGAAAAGCGGGATGGTGCTGATGAGCGTCCAGCCGGTGATTCGGAATAATCAGCTGGTAGGCACTGTGATTTATGGCACTTTAATTAACCGCAACTACGAAATTGTGGATGACATTCAAAGAGCAACTGGCACATCTACTGCAACCATTTTTGCTCAAGACTGGCGGGTCAGTACCAACGTTCCTTATACCGATGAAACCACCCGTGCCATTGGTACTCGCGTTTCTCGGGTTGTTGCCGACACCGTGCTCAATCGAGGAGAAACCTTCCTCGGGGAAGCCAACATTATCGGGATTGAGTATCTGACGGCTTATAGCCCTCTCTATAACCATGAAGGCGAAACGGTTGGGATTGCTTATATCGGAGACCCGAAAACCCAAATTAATGCAGTATTACGCCAAGCGGCACTGATTCAATATGGGATAGGTGCTTCAATCCTTCTCGTGGGAGCGGGCATAGCTCTCTTGATTTCTCGCAACCTTTCTACTCCGATTCTCCGATTGTCAAACTTTGCGCAAAAAGTGGGAAGTGGAAATTATGGGCTGCGGATGGAAGGTACTGAAAATCGCGAAGATGAGATTGGGCAACTCTCTCAAGATTTAAACCGCATGGTCTCCAACTTAGAAGTCACCCAAGCCGAACTCCGTCGGGACTCTGCAGAAACGGGTTTCTTGGCCCGAGTTGCCAGTACGCCGGTTACGAGTGAAGAAGCCTTCAAAGAACTCGCTGATCAATCCTTAGCCGAAGCGAGAGGGTTAATGCAGGTCGATCGTTTGGTGATCTATCGCTTCCAAGAAGATGGCAGCGGCTATATTGCCAACGAATCTGTTATTGAAGGGTTAAAACCGGCTAAAGAACGGGAAATTAAAGACCCCTGTATTCCCGAAGAAATTCGTCAAGCCTATTTAGAGGGGCGAGTGGTTCCCACCCGCGATGTCTTCAATGCCGGATTCCATCCGGATCACTTGCAATTAATGAAAGATTTACAAATTCGCGCTAACTTAGTGGTGCCGATTATTGTGCGGGAAAGTCTCTACGGGTTACTGATTGCTCACAACTGCCATACCCCCTATGAGTGGCAAGAGCGAGAAATCAAATTTATGCAGCGGTTAGCTTTAGAAATTGGGAGTTCGCAAGCTCGACTCAGTTTCTTAGAAGACCTGCAAAAAGCAGAAGAAGAACAACGGCAAGAGAAAGAAAAATTGCAACGCCGCGCCCTAGAATTACTGATGCAGGTCGATCCCATCAGTAAAGGGGATTTAACGATTAATGCCAGTGTAACCGACGATGAAATTGGTACGGTTGCGGACTCTTATAACTCGACGGTTGAAAACTTACGGAAAATTGTCGGACAGGTAAAAGAAGCCGCCCAAGCAGTGGGGGATACCACCACGAAAAACGAAACCGAAGTGCAAGCGCTTTCACAGGGGGCGTTAGAGCAATCGCGAGAAATTGAAGCTGCCCTCGATCGCATTGAAGCGATGACCCGCTCGATTAATGCGGTATCTGAAAGTGCCGCTGAAGCAGAAGGGGCGATTCAGAAATCGGCACAAACGGTAAAAGCCGGAGATGAAGCGATGAACCGGACTGTAGATGGGATTATGTCGATTCGGGAAACGGTGGCTGAAACGGCGAAAAAAGTAAAACGGTTAGGGGAATCCTCGCAGAAAATTTCTCAGGTGGTGAACCTGATTAGTAACTTTGCCGACCAGACGAACTTGTTAGCGTTAAACGCCTCCATTGAGGCTGCCCGTGCTGGTGAACAAGGACGAGGCTTCGCCGTGGTTGCGGATGAAGTCCGGGCGTTGGCACAACAGTCAGCAGATGCGACGGCGGAAATTTCTAACTTGGTTGACCAAATTCAAACGGAGACTAATGAAGTGGTCACGGCGATGGAACAAGGAACGGAACAGGTGGTTAGCGGGACGCAACTAGTAGAAGAAGCACGAGCGAACCTGAACCAGATCACGGGTGTATCCAACCAAATTAATGAATTGGTGGCAAAAATTGCCGAAGCGGCGAAAACTCAGTCTGTTGACTCGGAACAGGTGAACCAAACGATTAAAGATGTTGCCGCGATCGCGCAGCGAACCTCTGAAAGTGCCACGCAAGTATCCGACTCCTTTAAGGAACTGCTCCAAACGGCTCAAAACTTAGAACAGAACGTTGGACAGTTCAAAGTTGAATAA
- a CDS encoding response regulator has product MTQILIVEDECRITSFLEKGLKANGFMTTVATTTEEAAAIALDSQIDLILLDLSLPGEDGLSLLKALRGQGFSAPIIIVTARDDVQDKVTGLEWGADDYVTKPFRFEELLARIRARLRVSVNNNGYSSDQFQLLQVQNLTLDLRTRRLTVDGEFVELSTREFILMETFMRHPNQVMTRQQLLDQVWGYHYAVGSNVVDVYVGYLRKKLGTNYIQTVRGMGYRLSGKN; this is encoded by the coding sequence ATGACTCAGATCTTGATTGTGGAAGATGAATGCCGAATTACATCTTTTCTAGAAAAGGGTTTAAAGGCTAATGGATTTATGACAACGGTAGCCACTACCACTGAAGAAGCAGCAGCGATCGCGCTCGATAGTCAGATTGACCTCATTTTACTTGACTTATCTCTTCCCGGTGAGGATGGTTTATCCCTGTTAAAAGCCTTGCGGGGGCAAGGGTTTTCTGCACCCATTATCATTGTTACCGCTCGCGATGATGTTCAGGATAAAGTCACTGGGCTTGAATGGGGTGCCGATGATTATGTCACCAAGCCCTTTCGCTTTGAAGAGTTATTAGCGCGAATTCGGGCTCGATTAAGAGTGTCTGTGAACAATAATGGCTACTCAAGTGATCAGTTTCAGCTGCTCCAAGTTCAAAATCTGACCTTAGACTTACGCACCCGTCGTCTCACTGTCGATGGTGAATTCGTTGAACTCTCGACGCGGGAATTTATTCTTATGGAGACATTTATGCGCCACCCCAATCAAGTAATGACTCGGCAACAATTGCTTGATCAAGTTTGGGGATATCATTATGCTGTCGGTTCTAATGTCGTCGATGTCTATGTGGGCTATCTTCGTAAAAAGCTAGGCACGAATTACATTCAAACGGTTCGCGGGATGGGTTATCGGTTATCTGGTAAAAATTGA
- a CDS encoding response regulator, which produces MKKALIVEDSQTDLQIMSSYLGENGFDVVKATNHDEALSQVQKQPFNLIVLDVVLPDRSGFELCRQLKEEESTRQTPIIICSTKNSDMDKFWGMKQGADAYLTKPVDSAELARTLQQVVK; this is translated from the coding sequence ATGAAAAAAGCACTCATTGTTGAAGATTCCCAAACTGACTTACAAATTATGTCCAGCTATCTTGGCGAAAATGGCTTTGACGTCGTGAAAGCCACCAACCATGATGAAGCGCTTTCCCAAGTTCAAAAACAGCCCTTTAATTTAATTGTCCTGGATGTGGTGCTGCCAGATCGCAGCGGCTTTGAACTCTGTCGTCAACTCAAAGAAGAAGAATCCACTCGTCAAACCCCAATTATTATTTGCTCAACCAAAAATAGCGACATGGATAAATTTTGGGGGATGAAACAGGGGGCCGATGCCTATCTGACCAAACCGGTCGATTCTGCCGAACTGGCTCGTACTCTCCAACAAGTTGTTAAGTAA
- a CDS encoding chemotaxis protein CheW: MLSSSSSQFNPSLLFPVANAEQTATDQFLRFYLVPETTGLLPVSQLSEVLTVNTRQVIPIPKLPPCVMGVYNWRGEILWVVDLGNLIGLTPLAEQSLVSPSLPLLILRGKDQAGNRQALGLIVNRVESLIRINPDQIQSPPESTFTAELARVLRGYWLTPEGEMLMVLSGAAIFAQMPQPS, encoded by the coding sequence GTGCTTTCTTCCTCTTCTTCTCAGTTCAACCCTAGCCTATTGTTTCCAGTTGCTAATGCAGAACAGACAGCAACCGATCAATTCTTGCGTTTTTATCTTGTTCCAGAAACGACCGGTTTACTCCCCGTTTCTCAACTGAGTGAAGTGTTAACAGTCAATACCCGTCAGGTAATTCCCATCCCGAAACTGCCCCCTTGCGTGATGGGGGTTTACAACTGGCGCGGAGAAATTCTCTGGGTGGTTGACTTAGGAAATTTGATCGGGCTCACCCCTTTGGCAGAACAGTCTTTGGTTAGCCCCAGCTTACCGTTACTCATCCTCAGAGGCAAAGATCAAGCTGGAAATCGCCAAGCACTCGGTTTAATTGTCAATCGGGTTGAAAGTCTGATTCGGATTAATCCGGATCAAATTCAGTCTCCTCCGGAATCGACCTTTACTGCCGAACTCGCTCGCGTTTTACGGGGGTATTGGTTAACGCCAGAGGGAGAAATGTTGATGGTGCTATCAGGGGCTGCCATTTTTGCTCAAATGCCCCAACCTTCTTAA